In the genome of Enterococcus hirae ATCC 9790, one region contains:
- a CDS encoding LPXTG cell wall anchor domain-containing protein — MKADRSYGGFSTETEAAYEVVEKGTDGALEDGTEDSMTEDKEITGTDSEKKNSNGDNTSGAKNGNLPKTNETKNTVFTVSGVLIVSLAGIILFWRKRKANKNSKNKIISY; from the coding sequence GTGAAAGCTGACCGTTCCTATGGTGGTTTTTCTACTGAAACTGAAGCGGCTTATGAAGTGGTGGAAAAAGGGACGGATGGTGCTTTAGAAGATGGTACAGAAGATAGCATGACTGAAGATAAAGAGATCACAGGAACAGATTCAGAAAAAAAGAACTCAAATGGAGACAATACAAGTGGCGCAAAAAATGGTAATTTACCAAAAACCAATGAAACAAAAAATACGGTTTTTACTGTATCAGGTGTCTTGATTGTTAGTTTAGCGGGAATCATCCTGTTTTGGAGAAAAAGAAAAGCAAATAAAAATTCTAAAAATAAGATAATCAGTTATTAA
- a CDS encoding sensor histidine kinase, translated as MKLNEESLFILILIGQLYTVFMALGYLRNLLSNKKFQLFSFISVIAYIALYQWINIIATVILWAGLCLSIYIIDRNIDIAIFYPSIILFFYIFIDGTAKYLYKILEWDISDFFTAVLGTGCLWIVTVFLKKMVIPKIVRDKTTLKIAAIVVFFTIIIYFINICSDRFSVLARFLVISNELFTVLYGVMSTIIYCVLLFIKKKEFETREQQKEMRHLIEYSEQIENNYLALRKFKHDYKNILFSIEDYIQTKDIEGLQKYFYQSIKATETIFEENNLPIASISNLKIREIKSIILSKLYVASQKGVEVNVMIPTPITDIAISTVTLVRMLGIILDNAIEESAFLEKGKIELTIMEEDKNCFFVLMNQCRSSIPKLHELKKVNFTTKKGNQGLGLTNLDELVHLNENVFLETKIENNRFIQIITISGMRG; from the coding sequence ATGAAATTAAATGAAGAAAGTTTATTTATCCTAATTTTGATTGGTCAGCTTTACACTGTTTTTATGGCTCTTGGTTATCTAAGGAATCTTTTATCAAATAAAAAATTTCAATTGTTTTCGTTTATTAGTGTAATCGCTTATATTGCTTTATATCAATGGATCAATATCATTGCGACAGTTATCTTATGGGCTGGGTTATGTCTAAGTATCTATATCATTGATCGAAACATTGATATAGCGATATTTTATCCTTCGATTATTTTATTTTTCTACATATTCATTGATGGAACAGCCAAATATCTATATAAAATTTTAGAGTGGGATATCAGCGATTTTTTTACAGCTGTTTTAGGAACAGGTTGTTTGTGGATCGTTACTGTTTTTCTAAAAAAAATGGTCATACCGAAGATTGTTAGGGATAAAACGACTTTAAAAATAGCGGCCATCGTTGTTTTTTTTACGATTATTATTTATTTTATTAACATTTGTAGTGATCGTTTTTCTGTTTTAGCAAGATTCCTAGTTATCAGTAATGAATTATTTACGGTTCTTTATGGTGTAATGTCTACCATAATTTATTGTGTACTACTTTTTATCAAGAAAAAAGAATTCGAAACACGAGAGCAGCAAAAAGAAATGCGTCACCTGATTGAATACAGTGAACAGATCGAAAATAACTATCTTGCATTACGAAAATTTAAACACGATTATAAGAATATTTTGTTTTCAATAGAGGATTATATTCAAACAAAGGATATTGAAGGGCTGCAAAAGTATTTTTATCAAAGTATCAAAGCTACTGAAACGATTTTTGAAGAAAACAATCTCCCAATTGCTTCGATTTCAAATCTTAAAATTAGAGAGATAAAAAGCATTATTTTGAGTAAATTATACGTGGCTAGCCAAAAGGGTGTCGAAGTAAACGTAATGATTCCAACACCCATTACGGATATCGCTATCTCAACAGTCACACTTGTTCGTATGCTAGGGATTATACTGGATAATGCAATTGAAGAATCAGCCTTTTTAGAAAAGGGAAAAATTGAATTGACTATTATGGAGGAAGACAAAAATTGTTTTTTTGTCTTAATGAATCAATGTCGTTCGAGTATTCCTAAATTACATGAATTGAAAAAAGTGAATTTTACTACTAAAAAAGGAAATCAAGGACTAGGTCTAACGAATCTGGACGAGCTTGTTCATTTGAACGAGAATGTTTTTTTAGAAACAAAAATTGAAAACAATCGCTTTATACAAATCATAACGATTAGTGGAATGAGGGGCTAG
- the amaP gene encoding alkaline shock response membrane anchor protein AmaP — protein MNKGWKIVGILASLFLLTVLLGIALINAPYMMPEQLERFRFFVITNYYVQQYLFWTAVVFAILVLILLLVVLFYPKSKGTFVLKQKDGKLTLDKKAIEGLVRSQLHEEEFVGSPKVRVRSTKNKINVHVKGDLKRTSSLIGKTGELMRDIEQQVARVLGTEQNIAVAVTYSGFEDYDSNAHKHARVE, from the coding sequence ATGAATAAAGGGTGGAAGATCGTCGGTATTCTTGCAAGTTTATTCTTGCTGACGGTGCTTTTAGGGATCGCGTTGATCAACGCACCGTATATGATGCCAGAACAGTTGGAACGTTTTCGATTTTTTGTCATAACGAACTACTACGTGCAACAATATCTATTTTGGACAGCTGTCGTTTTTGCTATACTTGTGCTTATTTTGTTATTAGTTGTTCTTTTCTATCCAAAATCCAAAGGGACGTTTGTTTTAAAACAAAAAGATGGAAAACTGACTTTAGACAAGAAAGCAATCGAAGGGCTTGTGCGATCACAATTACATGAAGAAGAATTTGTTGGTTCACCAAAAGTTCGAGTACGCTCAACAAAAAATAAAATCAATGTCCATGTAAAAGGGGATTTAAAACGAACATCCTCTTTAATTGGTAAAACAGGAGAATTGATGCGTGACATTGAACAACAAGTGGCACGAGTACTTGGTACTGAACAAAACATCGCTGTAGCTGTTACTTATAGTGGATTTGAAGATTATGACAGTAATGCACACAAGCACGCTCGAGTAGAATAG
- a CDS encoding Asp23/Gls24 family envelope stress response protein: MENKEIKNTNTMTSENNHISRGELTYEDKVIQKIIGYALKDVDGLLTLDGGFFSNIAEKLVNTDNVTAGINAEVGKKQVAVDLDVVVEYGKDIENIYDQIKDLISREVNDMTHLDVIEVNVNVVDIKTQEEYAKDQETVQDKVTDAAKSTGQFASKQTDKAKAAMNKGTQKVKENTEPRVQ; encoded by the coding sequence ATGGAAAACAAAGAAATCAAAAACACAAATACAATGACATCTGAGAATAACCATATTTCACGTGGAGAATTAACTTACGAAGATAAAGTAATTCAAAAAATCATCGGTTATGCTTTGAAAGATGTTGATGGTTTATTAACATTAGATGGCGGTTTCTTCTCAAACATTGCTGAAAAATTAGTGAACACGGATAACGTCACAGCAGGAATCAATGCAGAAGTTGGTAAAAAACAAGTAGCTGTTGACTTAGATGTAGTTGTAGAATACGGAAAAGATATTGAAAATATCTATGATCAAATTAAAGACTTGATCAGCCGTGAAGTGAATGATATGACACATTTAGATGTAATCGAAGTGAATGTGAATGTAGTTGATATCAAAACACAAGAAGAATATGCAAAAGATCAAGAAACTGTCCAAGACAAAGTGACAGATGCTGCTAAATCAACTGGCCAATTTGCTTCAAAACAAACAGATAAAGCAAAAGCAGCTATGAATAAAGGAACACAAAAAGTGAAAGAAAACACTGAACCACGTGTTCAGTAA
- a CDS encoding Rib/alpha-like domain-containing protein, with protein MEPAYDPDLPRDGILIKNDTIYLLPQGAPHNGTIPEGKHFSVDSKSGNWRMKLVQLNIWGYQVTFTRLKIAPNQPEIFPMEIAYKPTYFYGIVKEYDAIDFSVDFPDAEASIGKLKASIKDSVHTLKQGDEVPNAVEYIESVENTRGNVKYEWKTSPDTSQPGVQEAKIVVSDDSGRTLEVTVPITIMPLPLEMLPKAGEHKVIQYGAVPKAADYFNVVNHYEESTYKIEWVKAPDMNQEGVQTCLAKATSSDGRTADSAVQIEVISNPGLEVKLKPLEERILGVSYPSLSSNFKNYIEEVTLLGEKVDVNELELVVDETTDTNFQTIGQKEVNITVKKKTSEASVWIKGTGTTTVNVLWGNTILMRSIDGHSAGAFTLDVSNSNTDSAALSIRQGLESPLNVAVGKLQDPFKLYYRLDILRNERTIYTQEVTNRATLQEIMNAFGDKENKIEVKIDDIIQITHPGKTANSSVVMIDEEEKDFTYGTENARYRVTAYGLDPAPVITAESARVFFLGEDINQLNPQEFIKNIRLNDQLTSNEQYKINLIDGGDTRTVGKQTMRVNITTKDGLVSEEVEVTYQVKWGDTFVLKGLKESTVGAFSLLKSNDQWQIKASQGVEGTELDEPVNNYFGRGTFYSIEILQGTTNKFRYEVIGNQSIRESIYGFNEGKPLDVNEGDVIKVYHADSVGKNLLMKDELVKDYTMGSDYAYYEVTEYGLEPILAVAADSMPQEFTLGEDSSNVDGSKLINSITVNGTIVASNLYTVKQMSDFDTSVAGSQTIKVRIDTKDGLVSKELDVPYEVKWGKTILIKAQNGQSAGAFSLYAGTSSTNRVLVFNQGLKTDLKTPISTDSSLYYSIEIVREGRSVYSQEIPGYATLEEVMANFGSKQKLNVQAGDIIKLYHPQRSDGSSVLLVNEIEKDYTYGSPYANYRITSYGFEPMPVIETVGPNKVFSLMENTQNIDLSQLLANITINGERVESKNYKITQLSKMDTSTVGKREVKLNLKPEDGSADIELDVPYEVAWGSTIQLKNQDGDTVGAYSLIKENKQIKLRSLQGEDGSDLSNRITEYDDMEIYYGIEVFTNNSSKYKYEVRGTQTIEQSINRFNSGEPLKVSVGDQIKVYHADPSGNVLMAEEEERNYTYGSNYAYYNVTEYGFEPTGDFTVTPAEAKIVIDTKRVDLKNLLKEVKVNGKELPKTAYTVALDPETEIDTSSRES; from the coding sequence ATGGAACCAGCTTATGACCCTGATCTCCCTCGTGATGGCATTCTGATAAAGAATGACACAATATATTTATTACCTCAAGGGGCACCACATAATGGAACTATTCCAGAAGGTAAACATTTTAGTGTAGATTCAAAAAGCGGAAATTGGCGAATGAAATTGGTTCAATTAAATATTTGGGGTTATCAGGTTACATTCACTCGTCTGAAAATTGCGCCAAACCAACCCGAGATTTTCCCTATGGAAATCGCTTATAAACCTACTTACTTTTATGGGATAGTTAAAGAATATGATGCAATTGATTTTTCAGTAGATTTTCCTGATGCAGAAGCAAGTATTGGGAAATTGAAAGCTTCAATAAAAGATAGCGTACATACGCTTAAACAAGGTGATGAGGTACCTAACGCTGTAGAATATATTGAGTCAGTAGAGAATACTCGAGGAAATGTAAAATATGAATGGAAAACGTCTCCTGATACGAGTCAGCCAGGAGTGCAAGAAGCGAAAATAGTAGTCAGTGATGACTCTGGAAGAACACTTGAAGTCACTGTGCCGATTACGATTATGCCTTTGCCGCTAGAGATGTTACCAAAAGCAGGAGAACATAAAGTCATACAATATGGTGCTGTTCCAAAAGCAGCCGATTATTTTAATGTGGTGAATCATTATGAAGAGTCTACATATAAAATTGAATGGGTCAAAGCCCCTGATATGAATCAAGAGGGTGTTCAAACTTGTCTGGCGAAAGCGACCTCCTCAGATGGGCGTACTGCAGATAGTGCAGTACAAATTGAAGTTATCTCCAATCCAGGTTTAGAAGTTAAATTAAAACCATTAGAAGAACGAATATTAGGAGTATCCTACCCTTCTTTAAGTTCAAATTTTAAAAATTATATAGAAGAAGTGACACTGTTAGGTGAGAAAGTAGACGTTAATGAGCTAGAATTGGTCGTGGACGAAACAACCGATACAAATTTTCAGACTATTGGTCAAAAAGAAGTAAACATTACAGTTAAGAAAAAAACTTCTGAGGCGAGTGTCTGGATTAAAGGAACAGGAACCACTACAGTCAACGTATTATGGGGCAATACCATCTTAATGCGTTCAATTGATGGCCATTCTGCAGGTGCTTTCACTCTTGATGTCAGTAACTCAAATACTGACTCCGCAGCTCTTTCGATTCGCCAAGGATTAGAATCACCGTTAAACGTGGCGGTAGGAAAATTACAAGATCCATTTAAACTGTATTATCGGTTGGATATTTTACGTAATGAGAGAACGATCTATACGCAAGAAGTAACAAATCGGGCAACTTTACAAGAAATTATGAATGCTTTCGGAGATAAAGAGAATAAAATAGAAGTTAAAATAGATGATATCATCCAAATCACACACCCAGGGAAAACAGCTAATAGCTCGGTCGTGATGATTGATGAAGAAGAAAAAGATTTTACATACGGAACAGAGAATGCTCGTTATCGTGTAACAGCGTATGGTTTAGACCCAGCTCCCGTAATAACAGCTGAAAGCGCAAGAGTATTTTTTTTAGGCGAAGATATCAACCAATTGAATCCACAAGAGTTCATCAAAAATATACGTCTTAATGATCAATTAACTTCGAATGAACAGTATAAAATCAACCTTATCGATGGGGGGGATACTCGAACAGTTGGTAAGCAAACGATGAGAGTCAATATTACCACAAAAGATGGTTTAGTCTCTGAAGAAGTTGAAGTCACTTATCAAGTGAAATGGGGTGATACTTTCGTTCTAAAGGGGTTGAAAGAATCGACTGTTGGTGCATTCAGTTTACTAAAAAGTAATGATCAATGGCAGATTAAAGCTAGCCAGGGCGTAGAAGGTACAGAATTAGACGAGCCAGTCAATAACTACTTTGGCAGAGGTACCTTTTACTCCATTGAAATTTTACAGGGGACAACTAACAAGTTCCGTTATGAAGTGATAGGCAATCAGTCGATTCGTGAATCCATCTACGGTTTCAACGAGGGAAAACCGCTGGATGTCAATGAAGGTGACGTGATCAAAGTGTACCATGCCGATTCTGTTGGGAAAAATCTATTAATGAAAGACGAATTAGTCAAGGATTACACGATGGGTTCCGATTATGCGTATTATGAAGTCACTGAATATGGCTTGGAACCAATTTTAGCGGTTGCGGCTGATTCGATGCCTCAAGAATTTACCTTGGGTGAAGACAGCAGTAACGTTGATGGATCGAAGTTGATCAATAGTATTACGGTCAATGGAACGATAGTGGCTAGTAATTTATATACAGTCAAACAAATGAGTGATTTCGATACTTCGGTAGCTGGTTCACAAACGATCAAGGTACGTATTGATACGAAAGATGGGCTGGTGTCAAAAGAGCTTGACGTTCCCTATGAAGTCAAATGGGGGAAAACTATTTTGATAAAAGCTCAGAATGGACAATCAGCCGGGGCCTTTTCATTATATGCGGGAACTTCCAGTACGAATCGGGTATTAGTCTTTAACCAAGGATTAAAAACCGATCTTAAGACACCAATTAGTACCGATTCTTCACTTTACTATTCCATTGAAATAGTGCGTGAAGGGCGATCTGTTTACTCGCAAGAGATACCGGGTTATGCGACTTTAGAAGAGGTAATGGCTAATTTTGGCTCGAAACAAAAATTGAATGTCCAAGCAGGTGATATCATAAAACTATATCATCCCCAACGTTCAGACGGTAGTTCTGTCTTACTGGTAAATGAAATAGAAAAGGACTATACCTATGGTTCTCCATATGCTAATTACCGCATAACTTCTTATGGTTTTGAGCCCATGCCGGTAATTGAAACTGTAGGACCAAATAAAGTTTTTTCTTTAATGGAAAACACTCAAAATATAGACTTGAGTCAGCTATTAGCGAATATAACAATCAATGGTGAACGGGTGGAAAGCAAAAATTATAAGATTACGCAACTTTCTAAAATGGACACCTCTACTGTTGGTAAAAGAGAAGTCAAATTAAATCTTAAGCCAGAAGATGGCTCAGCAGATATTGAACTGGATGTTCCTTATGAAGTGGCTTGGGGAAGTACGATCCAACTAAAAAATCAAGATGGCGATACTGTAGGTGCCTACAGTTTGATAAAAGAAAACAAACAAATCAAACTCCGATCATTACAGGGAGAAGACGGAAGTGACTTATCGAACCGTATCACAGAATATGATGACATGGAAATTTACTATGGGATTGAAGTTTTTACAAATAACAGCAGTAAATATAAATACGAAGTTCGCGGTACGCAAACAATTGAACAATCGATTAATCGATTCAATAGTGGGGAACCATTAAAAGTTTCGGTGGGAGATCAAATTAAAGTGTATCATGCCGATCCAAGTGGGAATGTCTTGATGGCAGAAGAAGAAGAGCGAAATTACACTTATGGTTCCAATTATGCGTATTACAATGTGACTGAATATGGGTTTGAACCAACAGGAGATTTTACCGTGACACCAGCAGAAGCGAAAATAGTTATCGATACGAAACGTGTGGACCTTAAAAATCTTTTGAAAGAAGTTAAAGTCAATGGCAAAGAGCTGCCGAAAACTGCTTATACGGTTGCATTAGATCCTGAAACAGAAATCGATACTTCTTCTCGTGAAAGCTGA
- a CDS encoding helix-turn-helix domain-containing protein, with protein MSIIINLDVMLAKRKMSVTELSEKVGLTMANISILKNGKAKAIRFSTLDKVCEVLNCQPGDILEYQDRSQMRE; from the coding sequence ATGTCTATTATTATCAATTTAGATGTCATGTTAGCCAAGCGAAAAATGAGCGTGACCGAACTGAGTGAAAAAGTAGGTCTTACGATGGCTAATATCTCTATTTTAAAAAATGGTAAAGCAAAAGCGATTCGGTTTTCTACGCTCGATAAGGTTTGCGAAGTTTTAAACTGCCAACCAGGTGATATCCTCGAATATCAAGATAGAAGCCAAATGAGAGAGTAG
- a CDS encoding GlsB/YeaQ/YmgE family stress response membrane protein, whose product MGFIWSLIVGGIIGAIAGAITNKGSSMGIIANVVAGLVGSAIGQALLGTWGPSIGGMAIVPSLIGAIILVLVVSFFARKL is encoded by the coding sequence ATGGGATTTATTTGGTCATTAATCGTCGGTGGTATTATCGGAGCAATTGCAGGGGCTATTACAAATAAAGGTTCTTCAATGGGAATCATTGCTAACGTAGTCGCAGGTCTAGTTGGATCAGCGATCGGACAAGCTTTACTTGGCACTTGGGGACCAAGTATCGGGGGCATGGCAATCGTTCCATCATTGATTGGTGCAATCATTCTTGTATTGGTCGTATCATTCTTTGCTCGTAAACTGTAA
- a CDS encoding DUF2273 domain-containing protein: MKEIFSAYKLPIIFGGLGLLLAVLWITVGFFKTLLILIMTAIGAGIGFYLKETKIFDQFFKS, from the coding sequence ATGAAAGAGATATTTTCAGCGTACAAGCTCCCTATTATCTTCGGGGGACTTGGCTTACTGTTAGCTGTTTTATGGATAACAGTTGGATTTTTTAAAACACTTCTAATATTAATCATGACTGCTATAGGTGCAGGCATTGGTTTTTATTTGAAAGAAACAAAAATATTTGATCAATTTTTTAAATCTTAG
- a CDS encoding LPXTG cell wall anchor domain-containing protein, giving the protein MKLQALQGKEGTNLASRVTEANDADVYYGIEVFTNNTSKYKYEVRGTQTIAQAIERFNSGEPLKVSAGDQIKVYHTDPSGNVLMAEETEQNYTYGSNYAYYNVTEYGFEPTGDFTVTPAEAKIIINTKQVDLKDLLKEVKVNGKEVPKNAYTVKLDPETEIDTSSLGNRVAKLVVKVDRSYGGFSTETEATYEVVKEGTPGALGESSGEGNTEEETNAEGEGTEEANGGNLPKTNETKNAMFPLLGTVLISLVGMFLFWKKKNQKKNQKSSIILLK; this is encoded by the coding sequence TTGAAACTCCAGGCGTTACAAGGAAAAGAAGGAACGAACTTAGCTAGTCGAGTCACTGAAGCCAACGATGCAGATGTGTATTATGGGATCGAAGTCTTTACAAATAACACTAGTAAATATAAATACGAAGTGCGAGGCACACAAACGATTGCCCAAGCGATCGAACGATTCAATAGTGGGGAGCCATTAAAAGTTTCTGCAGGGGATCAAATCAAAGTGTATCATACGGATCCAAGCGGGAATGTCTTGATGGCAGAAGAAACGGAGCAAAATTATACCTATGGTTCCAATTATGCGTATTATAATGTGACCGAATACGGCTTTGAACCAACAGGAGATTTTACCGTGACACCGGCAGAAGCAAAAATAATCATCAATACCAAACAAGTGGACCTTAAAGATCTCCTGAAAGAAGTGAAAGTCAACGGGAAAGAAGTACCGAAAAACGCTTATACCGTGAAATTGGATCCTGAAACCGAAATCGATACTTCAAGTTTAGGAAATCGTGTCGCTAAATTAGTGGTCAAAGTTGACCGCTCTTACGGTGGATTTTCTACTGAAACTGAAGCGACTTATGAGGTGGTGAAAGAAGGAACACCAGGAGCGTTAGGAGAAAGTTCAGGGGAAGGAAATACAGAAGAAGAGACCAACGCGGAAGGTGAAGGAACAGAAGAAGCAAACGGTGGTAACTTACCAAAAACCAATGAAACCAAAAATGCAATGTTCCCTTTATTAGGCACCGTACTAATTAGTTTGGTAGGAATGTTTCTGTTTTGGAAAAAGAAAAACCAAAAGAAGAACCAAAAAAGTAGTATAATCCTATTGAAATAA
- a CDS encoding cyclic lactone autoinducer peptide, with translation MLKKISSRKLKYMRILATVAIAVATEAIGKGTMCTGIIYEPKVPDALKQIEK, from the coding sequence ATGTTAAAAAAAATTAGCTCAAGAAAATTAAAATATATGCGAATTTTAGCAACTGTTGCTATTGCTGTTGCTACAGAAGCTATAGGTAAAGGAACAATGTGTACAGGAATTATTTATGAACCAAAAGTACCTGATGCATTGAAACAAATCGAAAAATAA
- a CDS encoding DUF2975 domain-containing protein: MKSKLFFIQLIVSVFCFVPLLLGTLLTIQLSTNPTNPTNPTNPFSNWQTTLFILVLYLILLVTLLLNFFLLRLVKTFPSKETFTKKSLKLISKIRSCLLCITILAFGILPKFYQIADMSDSPGILLIAFVLLFIPFFIYILSSILIDLLKQAIYLKNDYDLTV, from the coding sequence ATGAAATCCAAACTGTTCTTTATCCAATTAATCGTTTCTGTTTTTTGTTTTGTTCCCCTTCTCTTGGGAACGCTATTAACTATTCAATTGAGTACAAATCCTACAAATCCTACAAATCCTACAAATCCATTTAGCAACTGGCAAACTACACTATTTATTCTAGTTCTTTACCTAATCCTTCTAGTGACTTTGTTGCTCAATTTCTTCCTGCTCCGCTTAGTCAAAACCTTCCCTTCAAAGGAAACTTTTACTAAAAAGAGTCTAAAGCTTATCAGTAAAATCCGATCTTGCCTTTTATGTATCACGATCCTTGCATTTGGTATTTTGCCAAAATTTTACCAAATAGCTGATATGAGCGATAGTCCAGGAATCCTACTCATCGCTTTCGTCTTACTCTTTATCCCTTTTTTTATCTACATCCTTTCAAGCATTTTGATTGATTTACTCAAACAAGCCATTTATTTAAAAAATGACTATGATTTAACAGTGTGA
- a CDS encoding accessory gene regulator B family protein — protein sequence MSEESISLEEKVSKTISKRIGRQLQLSEIDLAKMEYGLAVLLVISSKIFFIYCLAGCLHIILPVLTTHLAFTLMRRTTKSFHARDSNVCTVLSLFFFVLLPYLVTTFAVDVTRASFVICSLMICLILWFKGIVIAQKSAKSSLLNGKSQMIVVSLFLTIFGGVQSSNRIRTLLLLGMMISTLLMFVQKRKDEENVKKN from the coding sequence ATGTCGGAAGAATCTATATCTTTAGAAGAAAAAGTTTCAAAAACAATTAGTAAGCGGATAGGAAGACAATTACAATTGTCAGAAATTGACTTGGCAAAAATGGAATATGGATTAGCTGTTCTTCTGGTAATTAGTTCAAAGATATTTTTTATCTACTGTTTAGCTGGGTGTCTTCATATTATTCTGCCGGTTTTAACTACCCATTTGGCATTTACACTAATGAGAAGAACAACAAAAAGTTTCCATGCAAGAGATAGTAATGTATGTACGGTCTTAAGTCTATTTTTCTTTGTCTTATTACCATATCTAGTTACTACTTTTGCTGTAGATGTCACAAGAGCCAGCTTTGTGATCTGCAGTCTCATGATTTGCTTGATCTTGTGGTTCAAAGGGATAGTGATCGCACAAAAATCGGCGAAAAGTTCTTTGCTAAATGGAAAGAGCCAGATGATAGTGGTCAGTTTGTTCCTAACTATTTTTGGTGGGGTTCAATCAAGTAACCGTATTCGTACCTTACTGTTGTTAGGCATGATGATCTCAACCCTTTTAATGTTTGTTCAAAAAAGAAAGGATGAAGAAAATGTTAAAAAAAATTAG
- a CDS encoding LytR/AlgR family response regulator transcription factor, which produces MLKIFVCDDEIAHRNKLTRMITNYLLMKDYDVQFQFATDDPMMILLFISKHKTEGIYFLDIDLKTDLNGIELAKKIRDYDPTAKIIFVTTYTDLVYLTFLYKVEAIDYIVKDNMDTFQKRVTECIDVAVERYLNTNLETRPQIWIKNGPVDVKLYVDEIFYFESSPTPHKLIVYLDNRRIEYIGKIKEVESMYEVFCRCHQSYVVNLMNVKEINKKERVITMANGAKCLVSTRH; this is translated from the coding sequence ATGTTAAAAATATTTGTTTGTGATGATGAAATTGCTCATCGAAATAAGCTTACTCGGATGATTACAAATTATTTATTGATGAAAGACTATGATGTTCAATTCCAATTTGCTACGGATGATCCAATGATGATCTTGTTGTTTATTTCAAAACATAAAACAGAAGGAATCTATTTTTTGGATATTGATCTAAAAACGGATTTAAATGGGATCGAGTTAGCAAAAAAAATCAGAGATTACGACCCAACAGCAAAAATCATTTTTGTGACAACTTATACAGATTTAGTCTATTTAACTTTTTTATACAAAGTCGAAGCAATAGATTACATCGTTAAAGATAATATGGATACCTTTCAAAAGAGAGTGACGGAATGTATTGACGTCGCAGTTGAACGCTATTTGAATACAAATCTGGAAACTAGACCCCAAATTTGGATTAAGAATGGTCCAGTTGATGTAAAGTTATATGTCGATGAAATATTTTATTTTGAATCTAGTCCAACACCCCATAAATTGATCGTCTATTTAGATAACCGCAGAATTGAGTATATAGGGAAGATCAAAGAAGTAGAAAGTATGTATGAGGTATTTTGTCGTTGCCATCAATCTTATGTAGTTAATCTGATGAATGTGAAAGAAATCAATAAAAAAGAACGAGTGATCACTATGGCCAATGGAGCAAAATGTTTAGTTTCTACTCGTCATTAA